The Natrinema caseinilyticum genomic sequence CGACCTCGCGGCGGACCTCGGCTGTGACCACCCCATCAACTACACGGAGACGGACTTCCGCGAGGTCGTCGACGAGGAGACCGACGGCGAGGGCGTCGACCTGGTCCTCGAGAGCGTCGGCGACGACGTCTTCGACCGGAGCCTCGACGCGATGGCCCACTTCGGGCGGATGGTCACCTACGGCGTCGCGAGCGGCGTTCCCGCCGAGGTCAGCAACCAGCGCCTGCTCTTCGAGAACAAGACCGTCTCCGGGTTCCACCTCGGACAGGCCGCGATGCACGATCCGAACCGGGTCATGAAGGCCATCCCGGACCTCACTGACGGGTTCGCAGGCGGCGACCTCGAGGTCATCCTCGGCGAATCGTTCGCGCTCGAGGACGCGGCCGAGGCCCACCAGTACATCGAGGATCGGAAAAGTTCCGGGAAAATCGTTCTCGAGCCGTAAGCGCCTGGGATGCCGGACCACCGAGTGACCCGGAGCACGCCCGCAGCGCTCGGCTACAATGCAAACGATGTTTGCGCATGGGCACTATCTCGGCGCGCGTTCCCGACGAACTCGAAGACGATCTCGAGTCCGAACGATTAGATCGGAGTACCGCCGTCCGAAAACTCCTCGCGGAGGGGCTCGACGCGTGGCGTCGTGATCGTGCGCTCGAGAAGGCAGATCCCGCAGCGCGTCTACGAAGAGGTCGTCACCGACGGACTGCAGGCCGCGTATCCCGACGCGCGACGGGTTCAGAAACGCATCGATGACGGCCTGTTCGACGTTCGAGACGCACCGTCGAATTCCGTTTTCGAGCGGCTCGAGGCGAATCACGTGCTGAGCGACGTCGATCGGGCGGTACTCGCCCTCGCTGCGAACCTGGATGCCATCGCCGTGATGGACGAACGGCACGGTCGAGTCGTCGCCAGCACCGAGGACATCTCGACTCGCGCCACGGCGTATCTCGTGCTGTCGCTCGTCAGAGACGGCCACGTCAGTGCGCGAGAAGCCCGAACGACGTTCGAATCGATGCTGGACGAGGGATGGTACTGCGCGCCGAACCAGTACGCGAAGATTCTCGAA encodes the following:
- a CDS encoding DUF3368 domain-containing protein, which produces MDERHGRVVASTEDISTRATAYLVLSLVRDGHVSAREARTTFESMLDEGWYCAPNQYAKILETLDSLGET